ATGGCAACGGCGATGCCGAGACGCTGCGCCGGCAGACGAACGAGATCCTCGCGCAGAAACCCGATGTCGTCCTGGCGCAGGGCGTCGTCGGGGCGACCGCGCTACAGCGGGCGACGGCGACCGTCCCGGTCGTGTTCATGATGCTGCAGGATCCGATCGGAGCCGGCTTCGTGACCAGCCTGTCGCGGCCCGGCGGGAATCTCACGGGCTTCACGAATTTTGACTTCACCCTGGTGGGCAAGTGGCTGCAGCTCCTTAAGGAACTCAAACCGGACGTCACCCGCGCGCTCGCCCTGGTCAATCCCGATTATCCGGCCCGCCTGGCGGCCTATACGGCCGAACTCGCGCGGGTCGGCCCCGGGCTGGGCATCGAGGCGCGGATCGCCGGCATCCACAATGCCGAGGAGATCGCGCAAGCGATCACCCCCTTCGCCGGGGCGCCCGGGGGTGGGCTGATCGCGCTGCCCGACGCGGTGACCGGGGTCTACGGTCAGCGGATCATCGATCTGGCGGCAGCCTATCGCCTCCCCGCAGTCTACGCCTACGCGGCGCAGGTGCGGATGGGCGGTCTCGCGGCCTATACGACCAGCGTCGTGCAGGACGTGCAGCGGGCGGCCGGCTACATCGACCGGATCCTGCGCGGCGCCGTCGTCGGCGATCTGCCCGTTCAGGCCAGCGAGCGCTTCCTTACCGTGATCAACCTCCGGACGGCCGCCGCCCTCGGCCTGACGATCGCGCCCTCGCTGATGGCGAAGGCCGACGAGCTGATCGAGTAGCGGCGTCTCCGGACGAAGCCGTGCGCCGCCCCGGCGTGAGAACGCGGCGCGGCGGCGGAGCCGTCGCGGCCACATGTCACCACGACGGCCGGTGCGGTGCGGCTCAGCCGAGCGCCGGCAGGCGCCCGTCCGGCGAGTAGCGGTCAATCGCCGAGGGCAGGTCCCGCGAGAGACGGGCCAGCACCTCGCTCTTGCTGAGGCCGGTCTGCTGCTCCAGGGCCGCCAGGGTCTCCGGGCCGATGGCGCGCTCGAGGTCGGCGGCCGGGATGTCGCGGTTGGGCCCGTGATTGATCCAGGATTGTGCGGTATCCGCGTGACCACCCTTGGTGAAGTGCTCGATCAGCTCGCCCAGGCCACTCGCGATCAGGCCGCCGACACCGGCGGAGCCGACGCCGCCGAGCACGCGCTCCAGGTTCGCCGGGATCGTCGAGCTGGACCCGGCGGTCGAGCCCGGAACCGGCGGGACCGAGGAGCGGCCGGTCTCCTTGCCGTGGCCGCCGAGCCATTCGGAAATCTTGTCCCGGTTCTGAAAGCCGGCCACCGCCAGAAGACCCAGCAGCGCGGTCATGGATGGGTATCCCTTGCTCATCGCATCGTCCTTCCTTCGATCGGGCTCATCGGCCCGGATGATGCAGCGGTCAGCCGCCGCAATTGGTTCACTCCGCCGCGGCGGAGGTGGGCCCGGCCATGTCCTCGGACAGAGCTGCGGTCGCGTTCCCCGTCCGGCCCGTCGCGATCGCGCGCTTGATCGTGGAGCGGGCCGCATCGATGGCGATCAACGCGGCGGACAGGGTTCTGGCCTCGGTCGGACGCTCGAGAGCATGCTTGGCGATCTCGCCGGCGAGGTCGCCGATCTCCCGCGCCAGAACCTGGAGACGCGCCGCGTCGGAGGTGTCCTGTGCCTCCCGCCGGATCTCGAGTAGGCGATCGGTCGCCTCCTCGACGCGCTCGCGGCGCAACCGAGACAGGCGTTGCCCGACCCAGGCGGCGGCAGAGCCGATGCCGCCGCTCAGGAACGCGATCAGGTAGATCCAGGTCTCGTAGCGCTCGATGAAGCTCTGCTGCTCGCGCTCGAAATAATCGACCGCCCCTGGATGGATCGGCAGACGCGCGCTCGTCGCGCCCACCGTGCTGTCGTAGGCGGGCGCCTGGACGTAATCGGCAGCTGGCGTGACATTCGCCATGCCGCTGCGCAGCTCGAAGAGGTGCTGGGTCACGTCCGCCGCCACCGAGCGCGGGAGGCTCGACCGGGCCATGAGGCGGTAGGAAGCTCCGACCGTGTGGACGTCCTCGGCCGGCACCTTGGGGCTGCCGCCGAAGGTCTCGGCCGGCATTGTCACGACCTGAAGTCGCGGCATGCGCGCGACGAGCGCATCGGCGTTCTCGACATCGACGAACGACACCTTCTGTGTCCGGCTCGCCCTCTGAACGATGTCGGCGATGCGCTGCGCGGTCGGCGCGGTCGGCGCGATCACCGAGATGACCGCATCGGCGCGCTTGTGGGCGATGGCATCGGCTAGG
This window of the Methylobacterium tardum genome carries:
- a CDS encoding ABC transporter substrate-binding protein; this encodes MWGQNLAVDLRYGNGDAETLRRQTNEILAQKPDVVLAQGVVGATALQRATATVPVVFMMLQDPIGAGFVTSLSRPGGNLTGFTNFDFTLVGKWLQLLKELKPDVTRALALVNPDYPARLAAYTAELARVGPGLGIEARIAGIHNAEEIAQAITPFAGAPGGGLIALPDAVTGVYGQRIIDLAAAYRLPAVYAYAAQVRMGGLAAYTTSVVQDVQRAAGYIDRILRGAVVGDLPVQASERFLTVINLRTAAALGLTIAPSLMAKADELIE
- a CDS encoding YidB family protein translates to MSKGYPSMTALLGLLAVAGFQNRDKISEWLGGHGKETGRSSVPPVPGSTAGSSSTIPANLERVLGGVGSAGVGGLIASGLGELIEHFTKGGHADTAQSWINHGPNRDIPAADLERAIGPETLAALEQQTGLSKSEVLARLSRDLPSAIDRYSPDGRLPALG
- a CDS encoding TAXI family TRAP transporter solute-binding subunit, which translates into the protein MRGLASILLRREFIFLALAVLLGAAAVAAYWASRATVLTVAVAPRDGTEPALIQAYADALAKQRKEIRLRTLAFDDVRDSAEALRDGRADLAVVRPDVDLPDNGLTLAILRDQAMIIAAPEGSGISRFPDLDRKRLAILAHRDADEALIRALLGHYGLTLITSEPQGAVPPRHVALVEIAEADLADAIAHKRADAVISVIAPTAPTAQRIADIVQRASRTQKVSFVDVENADALVARMPRLQVVTMPAETFGGSPKVPAEDVHTVGASYRLMARSSLPRSVAADVTQHLFELRSGMANVTPAADYVQAPAYDSTVGATSARLPIHPGAVDYFEREQQSFIERYETWIYLIAFLSGGIGSAAAWVGQRLSRLRRERVEEATDRLLEIRREAQDTSDAARLQVLAREIGDLAGEIAKHALERPTEARTLSAALIAIDAARSTIKRAIATGRTGNATAALSEDMAGPTSAAAE